A window of Jannaschia sp. M317 contains these coding sequences:
- a CDS encoding Gfo/Idh/MocA family protein: MSKPLRVGLLGLGYFAQFHRDAWNRIDGAALVAVADADPGKAADHRDLAGLLSEGLDILDIATPPPTHVAAIRAALPHAPRAIICQKPFCTSAEEARAITAEAEAAGVPLIVHENFRFQPWFRAMKTALEAGRIGAPLNLTFRMRTGDGQGDDAYLARQPYFREMPRLLIHETGVHYIDTFRYLLGAPDGVYADLRRLNPVIRGEDAGQFIFDYSSGARAVFDGNRLLDFDTDNTRRTFGEALLEGTEGTLTLTGDGTLKLRALGGRTQETLLEPQDWPGFAGDCVHALQSHVVAAVQGKAAFENEARSYLAVLDLCELIYASAGARARLPFLPDGSGEPVLR, translated from the coding sequence GTGAGCAAGCCGCTGCGCGTCGGCCTGCTGGGGCTGGGCTACTTTGCCCAGTTCCACCGGGACGCCTGGAACCGGATAGACGGCGCGGCGCTGGTGGCGGTGGCCGACGCAGACCCGGGCAAGGCGGCAGACCATCGCGACCTGGCGGGGCTGTTGTCCGAGGGGCTCGATATCCTCGATATCGCCACCCCGCCTCCGACCCATGTCGCAGCGATCCGCGCCGCCCTGCCCCACGCCCCGCGCGCGATCATCTGCCAAAAGCCATTCTGCACATCCGCCGAAGAAGCCCGCGCCATCACCGCAGAGGCCGAGGCCGCGGGCGTGCCGCTGATCGTGCACGAGAACTTCCGCTTTCAACCTTGGTTCCGCGCGATGAAAACCGCGCTGGAGGCGGGCCGGATAGGTGCCCCCCTGAACCTGACGTTCCGGATGCGGACGGGCGACGGTCAGGGCGACGACGCCTATTTGGCCCGTCAGCCCTATTTCCGCGAAATGCCGCGCCTTCTGATCCACGAGACCGGCGTCCACTACATCGACACGTTCCGGTATCTGCTGGGCGCGCCCGACGGGGTCTATGCCGATCTGCGGCGGCTGAACCCCGTGATCCGGGGCGAAGACGCGGGGCAGTTCATCTTCGATTACAGCAGCGGCGCGCGCGCGGTGTTCGACGGCAACCGGTTGCTGGATTTCGACACCGACAACACGCGCCGCACCTTCGGCGAAGCCCTGTTGGAGGGGACAGAGGGCACCCTGACCCTGACCGGCGATGGCACGCTGAAATTGCGCGCCTTGGGGGGGCGGACCCAGGAAACCTTGCTGGAACCGCAAGACTGGCCCGGGTTTGCAGGGGATTGCGTGCACGCCCTGCAAAGCCATGTCGTTGCGGCTGTCCAAGGTAAGGCCGCCTTCGAGAACGAGGCGCGCAGCTACCTCGCGGTTCTGGACCTCTGCGAGCTGATCTATGCCTCGGCCGGGGCGCGCGCGCGGCTGCCCTTTTTGCCGGACGGCTCTGGCGAACCTGTGCTCCGTTAA
- the rpe gene encoding ribulose-phosphate 3-epimerase, translating into MKAFDRSIKIAPSILAADFANFGAECAAAEAQGADWIHVDVMDGHFVPNISFGAATCAAIRPHIKGVMDVHLMISPVDAYLQGFVEAGADVITAHLEAGPHVHRTLQAIRGSGVKAGLALNPGTPAEAAAELLGDVDLICVMTVNPGFGGQKFIASQVEKVRRLRAMLGDRPVHIEIDGGIDPVTAPLVAEAGADVLVAGSAVFKGGTATAPEGYGKNIRAIRAAAEAARG; encoded by the coding sequence TCGGCGCCGAATGCGCCGCCGCCGAGGCGCAGGGCGCAGACTGGATCCACGTCGACGTGATGGACGGGCATTTCGTTCCGAACATCAGCTTTGGGGCCGCGACCTGCGCGGCGATCCGCCCGCATATCAAGGGCGTGATGGACGTACATCTGATGATCTCGCCCGTTGATGCCTATTTGCAGGGCTTCGTCGAGGCCGGCGCCGACGTCATCACCGCCCATCTGGAGGCCGGGCCGCATGTCCACCGCACGCTTCAGGCGATCCGGGGCTCTGGCGTGAAGGCGGGGCTGGCCCTGAACCCCGGCACCCCTGCAGAGGCCGCGGCGGAACTGCTGGGCGATGTGGATCTGATCTGCGTGATGACGGTGAACCCAGGGTTCGGCGGGCAGAAGTTCATCGCCAGCCAGGTCGAAAAGGTCCGTCGTTTGCGCGCCATGCTGGGCGACCGACCGGTGCATATCGAAATCGACGGTGGGATCGACCCCGTTACCGCCCCCCTGGTAGCAGAGGCCGGTGCCGATGTCCTGGTCGCGGGATCCGCGGTGTTCAAGGGTGGCACGGCGACCGCGCCCGAAGGATACGGTAAGAACATTCGCGCGATTCGAGCCGCAGCGGAGGCCGCCCGGGGGTAA